GGTGGCATGATAGGTGAAATCGCCCAGACCGTTGACCCAGAAATTATTCTTGGGTCCCAGCAGGAAGCGGGTGATCCCCACTTTGCCCAGGGCGGCGTTGGAAACGGACTTCATGTTGGAAGCGGAGCTCCACATGGAATTGCCTATGTCCGCGCCGGCCAGCTCCGGCAGAATATCTTCAATGCCGCCGGTGGGGTTCCAGACCGCGTACAGTTGGTCGCCAATGCCATCGCCGTCCGTGTCTTCCCATTCCTTGGTCCAGTAGCCTTCATACGTGTAGGAGGATTCGACTACATTCGTTCCTGTAGTGGTAGAATAAATGTCGTCGAAATCGTTCGTTCTGTTGCCTTCCGTGCCATCGGTGTAGGAAAGTGCCAGGAATCTCTGCTTGGTTGCCCAGCGCTCGTGAGCGTAGTCGTCCAGAGTGTCGGCCACGCCCATCAAGCCGCCGAGCGTGTGGGAATTGGCCTGTTCAATGCTCAGACCGGAGCTGTAATCGTCCATGAAGGGGCGCAGGTCGAAGATGACGCCCTTGCTGAAATCGATTGTGTCACCGCGGAAGACCGCACCGCGGCCAGCCCTCAGGGTAGCTCCCTTTGCAAAGGCGATGGCTTTGCTGTTCACGGAGCTGTTGCCCGTGATTTCCAGAACGCCCTTGTTGATGGTGAAGGAGGAATTCTTGGCCAAATCGCTGTTGCCGTATGTGACGCCGTTTTCCAGGATCAGGGTGCCGTCGTACAGCGTCGTTTTTCCGGAAACATTGAAGTACTTAGATTCCGCCAGGCGATTCTGCCACTCTTCCTCAGATTCTCCTGCGGCCTGGGTGATCAGCTTGTCCGCCTCCTCCCCCGAAAAGCGGATGGTTCCGCTGAATTCAGGAGCCGTTCCCTCATAGGGAGCGGTATCCACGTCTTCGGACTTGTTGAAGTCATAGACGATGTTGTCATATTCCGCTCCGTCGCCTTTATTGCGGAAGGGGTCATAAAAAGTGACTGTCCTTCCTTCCTGGGCACGGAGTACCACGCTGTCCATGGAAATGCTTCCGTTGGTTCCGAATACAAGAGAGTTCAGAATAGGGTTGTTCCCTCCGCGTTTTTCCGTGTTGCCTTTCACGATGATATCTCCCTGGTCTGCGGAGAAGACGGCATCCTTGTAATAAAGGAGCATGGCCCCTGCAGCACCGTCAACGGAGTTGTTCTCAATGAGTACGCCGCCGCGGTTGTTGATGAATTCCAGCCCGTTGGCTGTCTGAAGCGCGCCTACGTCCCACTTGGCCGAGTTTCCCGAGATGGTGACCTTTCCTGTATTGACGAAGGACGTTCGTCCGTCCACTAGCAGGGCTCCGTAGCCGTAATCCGTGGACTTGTTTCCGGAAATGGAGATGTCTCCCGTATTGGAAAAGACAAGGTTTCCGTGGAACTGCCCCACGCCGTAATGATAACCTGCCGTATTATGATCCAGGTTAATGTTTCCGGTTCGGGTGAAGGACGCATCGCCATTCACCTCGATGGCTCCATTGTAGTTGCCCGCGCTGTTTCCGGAAATGGAAATATTTCCTGCATCCGTAACGCTGAACGTTCCGTAAAGGCGGAGCGCTCCGTTGGAGCCGGCGGTGGTGTTGTTTTCCACGGTGATGTCGCCGTTGTTGGAAAACGTGGTGTTGCCGAAGACGGCCACGCCGCCCATTTGCACGCCTGAACTATTTCCGGAAATAGTGATATCTCCCGTATTGGTGACGTTCCAGTTTTCGTCAATCATGCCAACGGCATAGCTCTTTTCCGCGTGGTTGCCGATGAAGGTGATGGAGCCTACATTGTCGAGGTTGAAGCTTCCGCTGACGCGGAATGCTCCGGCGCTGTTGCTGGCGTGATTGCCTTCAAAGCGCAGGTCTCCTTGCACGTTGAAGATGTCCATGTCCTGGCCGCTGTAAATGGCTCCGAAATTGCCGTTGTAATCGGAGGCCTTGTCACCGGCGTCCGCCCGGTTGTTCCTGAAAATAACGTCTCCTGTGACGCCGTTTATCGTCATGCCGCCTCCGGTCCCTTCCTGGCCGTCCACGGTGCCCGCATAGGCATAAATGGCTCCGGCCATCCACGCGGAATTGTCTTCAAAGATAATGTCTCCGCCAATACCCCGGAAGGTAATGGCATCTTCACCTTCGGGAATGTAAGTCTTCATGTTGGAGGAGGAGGAATCATTGGCTCCGGCATAGATAGCCCCTCCTATGTTGGCGTGTGCGCTTGTCGGAGAATGCCCGGTGGTATTCCCGCTGAACAGAATGGACTTGGTATTCTCGAAAGTGATTGTACCCTTCACAAACAGGGCACCCCCCAGGGCCTGCCCCTGTGCGGCGCTGTCTCCCAGCTCATTGTTGGTGAAGGAGATGTTGCCCATGTTGGAAAAGGTGGCATCTCCGCGCACGTTCACGGCTCCACCGGCGTTGGTGTCGGCATTCACGATGGACTTGCTGCCGTTGAAGGAAAGATCCCCCATGTCCGTGAAGACGAGCATTTCCGCGCGGATCGCGCCCCCTCCTTCATTATCGTTGGTCCAGCGGTCGCTGTGGACGGAGGAACAATTTTCAAAACTCATGGACATTCCCGTGCCGCCAAACGTCATGACGGACGTATTGGGGGCCGTAGCAGGATCCGTGGTTTGGTTGAAGAAAACGCTGCCTGCGTAAACGCCGTCGTTTGTCTGGAAGTTTTCAAAAGACAGGTTTTCCTTCAAATTGTAGGTAATATTTCCGTCTGTTTCCTGCCGGGCAGTGACGGTGCCCTGGTAAAGGTCTTCACTCTGCTGGGCCGTCCCCGTTTGCATCAGGGAAGAGGCCATGAGGAACAGGATGGCGGATACTGCTAATTTTGGTTTCATGAATATGCGGTATAAGGTTCTTTGTTTGATGTCCAGATTGGCACGGGATCACGTGCGCCCGGGTGGGTGGGCTTTTTGCGTGATAGATCCGGCGTCTGGAATGGTAGGAGTCTTTACACCATGAATTTTCTCACGCAATGACGCGTGATTCCGGAAGGAAAACCGCCATCCATTTCCGGTTGGCCGTTGAAATTGAAAATGTCGCGACACATTTTTTGTTAGATAAAAGTTTGTGTCATACATAGAGTGCAATTAGAATTTATATAATAAATAATAATAAAATTGTAATTATATGATTTTTAATAATAAATGATAAATAAATGAATTCTTGTTCATGTATTCTGATTGAAAAGTTATGACAAGGGGAATGACAATGGAAATATGAACGCTTCCCGGCTTGCGGGCTTCTATCCATGTATGTGGGAAGCCTGACCGGGCTTTCCCGTAAATGAAAAAATACATACCGTCATGTTTGCTCCAAATCAGAAACCCGATACCGCTCGTGCCGAGAACTCCATTTTCGGTTCTCCGGAGGCGGACAATATTTTGCCCAAGACTCAATTTCCCGACTATGCCATGCGTCCAGAGGATGCCTACCAGCTCGTGTCCGATGAATTGATGCTGGACGGCAACGCCCGCCAGAACCTGGCAACCTTCTGCCAGACCTGGGATGAAAAGCAGGTGAGGATGCTGATGAACATCAGCATCAACAAAAACATGATTGACAAGGATGAATATCCGCAGACGGCGGCCATTGAAATGCGCTGCGCCGCCATTCTTGCCAATCTGTGGAATGTAAATCAGGATGAAAAGCCCATCGGCTGCTCCACCATCGGTTCCAGTGAAGCGTGCATGCTCGGCGGCATGGCTGCCCTGTGGAGATGGCGCGCCCGCCGCAAGGCTGCCGGCAAGCCGATCGACAAGCCCAACCTCGTATGCGGCCCCGTGCAGATCTGCTGGCACAAATTCTGCCGCTACTGGGACATTGAAATGCGTGAAATCCCCATGGCCCCCGGCAAATGGAAAATGGACGTTGAACGTATGCTGGAACAGGTAGACGAAAACACCATCGTGGTGGTGCCCACCTTTGGCGTGACCTACACGGGCGCTTATGAATTCCCGGCGGACATCGCCAAGGCCCTGGATGACTATGAAGCCAAGACCGGCATTAACATTGACATCCATGTGGACGGCGCCAGCGGCGCGTTCCTGGCTCCCTTCTGCGCTCCGGACATTGCCTTTGACTTCCGCGTCCCCCGCGTGAAATCCATCAGCACGTCCGGCCACAAATACGGCTTGGCCCCCCTCGGCTGCGGCTGGGTGGTGTGGAGAGACACTTCCGAACTGCCGGAAGGATTGATCTTCAACGTGAACTATCTTGGCGGGGAAATCCCCAACTTCGCCATCAACTTCTCCCGCCCTGCCGGCCAGATCATCTGCCAGTATTACGACTTCATTCGCCTAGGCAAGGAAGGATATACCAATATCCATACCCAGGCATATGACGTGGCGCAGTACATTTCATCGGAAATAGCCAAGCTGGGACCGTACGAATTCATTTGCACGGGCGATCCCAAGGAAGGCATCCCCGCCGCCTGTTTCTTCATCAAGGACGGGCAAAAGACGAATTACACCCTCTTCGACCTTTCCGACAAGCTCAGGACGCGTGGCTGGCAGGTGCCTGCCTTCACGCTGCCTGCGGATTGCCAGAATACGGTCGTGATGCGCGTGATGGTTCGCCAGGGCTTCTCCAAGGACTTGGCAGACCTCTTCCTGGAAGACTACAAGCGCATGATCGATTTCTTCGAGAAACACCCGGTCACCTCGCCGATGACTGCGGAAGAAGGCACCTCCTTCCACCATTCCTGATGGAGGAGGCCTCATAAGGCTTTTTGTTGGATGAATAAGTGTGTGTAAGCACGGCTCCGCAGTTGTCAAGGTTTGTGCGTGGACCTGGCGGCTGCGGAGCCTTTTTATACCCGGACGGCGCGGGTATTCTGCGGAAGTACCCGCCGTTTTTTCAGAGGCCGTTCCGTTGATGAGCTGCACTTGAACCTGCGGAATCCGGTCTGTTCCGCGCTGGATGGCCGTTCCGGTTTTTCGCTGAGCCGCCTTCTCCGGAGACCGGGCACAGCAGAAAAAAAGGATGCGGCCCGTTCAGGCCCCCTTCATATGCTCCAGCAGGGAGCAGACGCAGCAGGAATGCCGGAAACACAGGTCTTCATGAATTTGGAGAAGAGCCTGGTGATGCCATGCCCTCTTCAGGAATGCGGCCGCATCTTTTCTCTTTCCCAGAAGGCGCTGGTGGATGGAAAGAACTCTGGCCCCCGCCTGGGGACCTGGGCGCGTCAGATACAGTTTCCACGCTCGTTCGGAGCCTTCCCCCGGCAGAATATGGTTGATAATGAATTCCTGAATGCGGTCGCGGCCCATCAGGGCCATGGGACTTTTGGAAGGAGCGGAAGGCAGCGTGACATGGCTGCTCCAGTACGGATGTTTCAGGGAGGAGAGATAATCCGCCAGGTCATCCAGATGGTCGGGAGTGCAAAGCCGCTGGAAGGCGGAAAAATCGGCGGCGATAGTTGCCAGGGCGCCGATGCGCCGCTGGGGATGATTGGCTGGCCTGCTGCCCGACAGCGTCCAGGGGAACATGCGTTCCGGCGCCAGTTCAAAATGCTCGCGCAGGGGCCACCATTGCTCCCACAGCCTTTTATGATGGGCTATGGCTTCCGGCGTGCAGGAATCGGAAAGAACGGGAACCAGGAAGCCCGCGGTGCCGAAGAGCAGGGCTTCGGGACAATCCCGGAGCGCATGCAGGGGCGCCCGCTGCGCCAGGTGACGCATGGCGTTTTTATTGGCGTGGTAGCCCAGCGTCTCCGCCAGGTTTTCGTATAAAAGCTGCGAGGGCGCTGCCAGTCCGCCCCGTTGCGTGTGCCGGCGGTGCTTGAGCTGGAAGCGGTAGGCCGCCGCGGATTGCAGCAGGATTTCCAACTGTTCGGCAGGCATCGTTTCCAGAACCTCCGCATGGCGGCAGGAACGGTCCGGAGCGGCGGCTGGTAAGGCTTCCGTGCCATTCAGCATGGATGCCGGAATGACGGCCAGAGGGATGCGTTCATGCCGGGAATTGCGGGTGAACCATTCCTTGCGGCTCGGGGTGCAGGCAAGGTGCAGGATGACGCCGTCGAATGCGGAGTTGGAGCCGTGGTTGTGGCGTTCCCAGTCTTCCGGAGCGGAATCCAGTTCCATGTCTCCCGTGTACGGAACACCGTCCAGTTGAATGCGGGCATTCAGAAAATCCGGTCCGGCGGACTTGTTCCAGTCCCCGCAGTCCAGAATACGGACGGATCTTCCGAGATCGTCCGTGAAGGAAAAACCGAACCTGCCTTCCAGCAGCAGGAGCTGAAGCGTGCGTTCATCCGGCAATGCGGAATGCCGCGAACCGGCCCGTTCCCGGACGGAATCTGTTTCACTGGCGGACAGGGCGCTCCTGTACAGGGAGGCCAGGGAACTCATATCCATATCCGGAGAGGAGGATTTACTGGTCTTTCTGCCTCTTCAGCTCGTCCTTGAGGCAGTCGGTCACATTGCGGAATTTTTCTTCGTTCTCTTCGCTCAGCTCGCTCAGAGTCAGGTGGGAGTCGAGAACGTGGAGGGTTTGGTCCCTGGCGTCCAGATGAACGGCGGGGGTTGTCTCCGTACCGAGGTTGGCGCGTATTTGCTCCACTTTGCCCCGCCAGGGGGCGGTGGGCGGTTCAATGCTCAGCAGGGCGTCCAGTCCCAGACTTTCCAAAGCGGAAAGGCAGCGTTCGCTTGGGGAGGCTATTTGCACGGCTCCGTCAATGGGCATCAGCCTGCGGGCCAGCCCCGCCAGGGTTCCCATGAAGGTGGAATCAATGCCGGAACATGTTTCCAGATCAATCACAATCAGGCGTCCTCCGGAGGCGATGTATTCGTCCCCCAGCGACTTCACCGTGGGGCTGTTGGAAAAACTGCCGCGGCCGGAGCACCGAATCCACAGGAACTCGTCAAAACGGCCGAAAAGGATGGAAGAATTGTTATTCACGTTATTGGATAATGGAAACCGTATGAATAACAAGAGAAGCAGCGCCGGTCAAGTCAGGATTTAAGATGCATGGGGGTATAGGCGGGCCTGTCCGCAGGAAGGGGCGATAATTGACGGACCGTCACAAAACCGGACGGTTGAAGGCCATTCCGGCCCCTTCTCCAGTACCCGGCAGGAACCTGTAATAAACCTCCAGCATCAGCGTGGCCAGGCATTGGCGGTAAATCCTGTCGTTGGCATGGCGGTTCTGGCTTGTTTGAACGTTGCCGCCGGGGCCTCCGAACCCGTTGGGGGCAAAGCTGCCGTCGGAAGCCTGCGCTCCCAGGGTGGCGTCGCGGAAAGCCCTGTTGTAAGCCGTCCACACGTCCCCGCCGCGGTTCATGGCCGCCTGTACGCCGTAGTAATGCTGGTAGAGGTTGGAGGTGGTGTTGTTCGCCTTCCAGTTGAAAGGCTTGTTGGTGCTCTTGAGCATCCAGTCCAGTCCCTTGCGCGCGGCGCTGTCGGAGCCGCTGCCGCACATCTGGAGGGACAGCACCCCCACACCCACCAGGGACGGACGGGGTTCCTTGCCGTTTTCCTGGTAGGAAAACAGGCCGTCTGGCATCGCAGTCTTGCGGCAGTACATGGCGGCCTTGCGCAAGGCGGTGCGGATCTCGCCCTTGGTGGGCTTGATGCCGCCGTGTTGCGCGGCCTTCAGGGCCTGCACGTTCCATCCGGTGACGGAAAGGTCCGTGTGCGCTCCGGCTCTGGTGTTGTAATTGTAGGCCCAGCCGCCGTTATTGTTCTGTCCGTCCAGAATTCTGTCCACGGCCTTCACGGTGACCCGTTCCAGATTGGAGATGGAGGGAATGTCCATCTGCTTGCAGAAAGCATACGCCTCGCAAAGGGCATAAGTGGCGATGGCATGGTCGTAGCTGACCTCGTTCATCTGGGGAACCAGGGAAAGGACGGGAGCCTTCATGCCCTGGTCCACGAGGAAGGAAATGCCCTTGAGCACGCTGTCTCCAAACTCTTCGGAAAGCGGGGTTTCACAGTGGGCCAGGTAGGCCAGCAGGGCGAGCCCCGTCATGGAACACTTGTAATTCTGTCCTCCTCCGCCCCAGGAACCGTCCTTGTTCTGCTGCTTCTGGAGCCAGCGGAGGGACTTGACGACGGCTTCCTCGCACTGCGGGGTGCCTCCGTTCTCCGTGATGCGCTTCATGCGGTCGTTCAAATCGCAGCGTTTGGAAAGAGTAATGTCGTCCGGCTCGTATCCGCCGGGGCCCTTTCCGTTGTTAAAGCCGATATTGTCCCCGAATTCCAGGCCTTCGGAAAAGGTATCGGAGGGAATTTCCACGTCAATTTCCGGATTGTTGATCGGGACGTCCGTAGTGGCGGTGGAGACGACGATTCTTACTTCCGATTTCTGGTGGGGGCTGCTGGGACGCTGTGGCCGGGTTATTTCCGGTTTGATGGGGTCCTCGCCTCTTCTTTCCTCCATCGGGTACACGGTGACGGCAGGTTCTTCCGGAATGGCGGTGATGATATTCACCAGATAGAGCAGGAGCCCCATCAGGGCAACGCCGAGAAAGGAGACGGAGATGGCGGCAGCCAGGGATTTGGCGCGCTGCCTTTTTAATTCTGCCAGGACTTCTTCTGTACTTTCAATATGCAGGCTCATGAATAGATGGGTTGGTTATTGATCCCACCATCTCTCCAAAATATTTCATGAGCAAGATTAAAATTTATAATTAGCTTGTAATAAGAGTGTTGTTACTAAATTGTTACTTATGCGGAGGATATGTTCCACGCCTGCATGGCTCCGGGGACGGCTTCCGGAAGAGGCCGGAGGCAAAGAAAAAGCCGCCTTTCCCGGAGGAAAGGCGGCTGTGGGAAAACTGATGAATCCCGTCAGGAATTCTTGGTTCCTTCACCCGTCCCGGGAAGGAAGCGGTAGTAGGTTTCCAGCATCAATGTGGCCAGGCACTGGCGGTAGATATTCTTGGACTTTCCGCTCAGGCATTCGGCATAGCCCGTATCGTTGTTGCTGAAGCTGCCGTCCGGCTTCTGGCCGCCGAGAACGGCATCGCGGAAAGCCTTGTTGTAGGAGGCCCATACATCCCCGCCGCGGTTCATGGCCGCCTGCACGCAGTAATAGTGCATGTAAAGGTTGCTCTTGACGTTCTCCGTACCGGAACCCTTGCCCCATTCCAGGGTCTTGACGTTGTTCTTAATCCAGTCCAGTCCCTTGCGCGCAGCGCTGTCGGAACCGTTGCCGGTCATTTGCAGGGAGAGCACGCCCACGCCCACCAGGGAGGAACGGGGATTTTCTCCGTTTTCCTTGTAGGAGAATTTCCCGTCGGGCATGACGTTCTTGCGGCAGTACATGGCGGCCTTGCGCAGGGCGGTGCGGATCTCGCCCTTGGTGGGCTTGATGCCGCCGTGTTCCGCGGCCTTCAAGGCCTGCACGTTCCATCCGGTGACGGAAAGGTCGATGTTCGGATTGATTCTGTATAGCTGTAGGCCCATCCTCCGTTGGGGCACTGGGCGTCCAGAATCCTGTCCACGGCCTTCACGACGACTCGTTCCAGATTGGAAATGGAGGGAATGTCCATCTGCTTGCAGAAGGTGTACGCTTCACAGAGCGCGTAAGTGGCCACGGCATGGTCATAGCAGACTTCCTTCAGGCCGGGCTGTTCGGAAATAACCGGGTTTTTCATCCCCAGATCGACAAGGAAGGAAATGCCCTTGAGCACGTTCTCTCCGAACTCCTCGGAAAGCGGGGTTTCACAGTGCGCCAGATAGGCCAGCAGGGTAATTCCGGTCATGGACGCCTTGAACTGTCCGTCGCCCCAGGAACCGTTGCCGTTCTGCTGCTTTTTGAGCCAGCGGAGGGACTTGACGACGGCTTCCTCGCACTGCGGGGTGCCCCCGTTCTCCGTGATGCGCTTCATGCGGTCGTTCAGGTCGCAGCGCTTGGAAAGGATGCCGGGAATGCCTCCGCCGTCCCCGTCTCCGGTCCCGATGCCGAAACCGTCGCCGATGTCGATGCCCGTGGAAAGTTCTTCAGAGGGGACTTCCACTTCAATATCCGGGTTGACCACGGCCACGTCCGCGGAAGCTACGGCGGCAATGACCTTCACCTGGGCCGCGGCGGAGGAACTGCTGGGCCGCTGGGTGGTCTGGGTAACCTCCGGAGTGTCGATGTCCGGATTGTCGCCCTCCTGGGTGGCGTAGGCGACCATGGGGGGATCTTCCGGAATGGCGGCGATGATGTGCACCAGGTAGAGCAGAAGGCCCATCAGGGCGACGCCGAGGAAGGAAACGGAAATAGCGGCGGCCAGGGTTTTGGTGCGCTGCTTTTTCAGTTCCTCAAGGGCTTCGTCGGTACTTTCAATATGAAGGCTCATGGAGAGACGTGTCTGGTTGATGCTACGGCAAACTCCTTTTCATCCTTGAAAAACGGAGAGTTGCCGACATGCAAAAGTGTGCTGCAAGCCTTGCTGTTCACAAGGCTGGCAACATACTAAAACCAGACACGGCGGTCTGTCAATCAGATTAGGAATTTCTGGTCCCTTCTCCCGTACCCGGCAGGAACCTGTAATAAACCTCCAGCATCAGCGTGGCCAGGCACTGGCGGTAAATCTTGTCGTTGATGGTGCCCCCGTTGCTGTTCACCAGGCCGCCGGGACCGGGGAACCCGTTGGGGGCAAAGCTGCCGTCGGAAGCCTGCGCTCCCAGGGTGGCGTCGCGGAAAGCCCTGTTGTAAGCCGTCCACACGTCCCCGCCGCGGTTCATGGCCGCCTGCACGCCGTAGTAATGCTGGTAGAGATTGGAAGAGGTGTTGTTCGCCCTCCAGTTGAAAGGCTTGTTGGTATTCTTGAGCATCCAGTCCAGTCCCTTGCGTGCGGCGCTGTCGGAGCCGCTGCCGCACATTTGGAGGGACAGCACCCCTACACCCACCAGGGACGGACGGGCAGTCGCGTCTTCCCTGCCTTCCTGCATGTAGGTGAACAGGCCGTCCGGCTTGCTGCACTTGCGGCAGTACATGGCGGCCTTGCGCAGGGCGGTGCGGATTTCGCCCTTGGTGGGCTTGATGCCGCCGTGTTCTGCGGCTTTCAGAGCCTGTACGTTCCATCCGGTGACGGAAAGGTCCGTGTGGGCTCCGGCCCTGGTATTGTAATTGTAGGCCCAGCCGCCGTCCACATTCTGGTTATCCAGAATCTTGTCCACGGCCTTCACGACGACCTTTTCCAGATTGGAGATGGAGGGAATGTCCATCTGCTTGCAGAAGGTGTACGCTTCACAGAGCGCGTAGGTGGCCACGGCATGGTCGTAGCTGACCTCGTTTCTCTGCGGGACGAGAGAAAGAACGGGAGCCTTCATGCCTTGGTCCACAAGGAAGGAAATGCCCTTGAGCACGCTTTCTCCGAACTCCTCGGAAAGCGGTGTTTCACAGTGGGCCAGATAGGCCAGCAGGGCGAGCCCCGTCATGGAACACTTGTAATTATGGGGAGTGCCGCCCCAGGAACCGTCCTTGTTCTGCTGCTTCTGGAGCCAGCGGAGGGATTTGACGACGGCTTCCTCGCACTGCGGGGTGCCCCCGTTCTCCGTGATGCGCTTCATGCGGTCGTTCAGGTCGCAGCGCTTGGACACGATGCCGGGAATGCCTCCGCCGTCCCCGTCTCCGGTCCCGATGCCGAAACCGTCGCCGATGTCGATGCCCGTGGAAAGTTCCTCGGTGGGGATTTCTACGTCAATGTCCGGATTCACCACGGCTACGTCCGCGGAAGCCACGGCGGCAATAACCTTCACCTGGGCCGCGGCGGAGGAACTGCTGGGCCGCTGGGTGGTCTGGGTAACCTCCGGAGTGTCGATGTCCGGATTGTCGCCTTCCTGGGTGGCGTAGGCGACCATGGGAGGATCTTCCGGAATGGCGGCGATGATGTGCACCAGGTAGAGCAGAAGGCACATCAGGGCGACGCCGAGGAAGGAAACGGAAATGGCGGCGGCCAGGGTCTTGGTGCGCTGCTTTTTCAGTTCCTCAAGGGCTTCGTCGGTACTTTCAATGTGGAGGCTCATTCAGTGGAAAACTATTCGCCCGAAGTATAACGAATATCCCCCGCCGGGGCCGAGCTTAAAAAGCCTGGTTTTGTCATGGTTCGCATGATGACCAGATGTGCATGAAAAGCGTCCTTGTAATAAATGCATTGCGCTTCCCGGCTTCTTCCCGGAGAAAGCTTTTCCGCCTTTCCGGTGCTGCGGTTGTTCCGAATGGCTGCGTTTCGCAGAACGGGCCTGCGTATGAATCATCGGGCGTTTTTCATCCGGAATATCTGCAGGCGCCGTTATTCACGGGTTTTTGAGGTCGCCGAAATAAATGATGAGTATCACGGGAATGACGACATAGATGAACGCCATGATGAGGAAAGCGCCCAGCGCTGCCTTCCA
This genomic stretch from Akkermansia biwaensis harbors:
- a CDS encoding autotransporter domain-containing protein, translating into MKPKLAVSAILFLMASSLMQTGTAQQSEDLYQGTVTARQETDGNITYNLKENLSFENFQTNDGVYAGSVFFNQTTDPATAPNTSVMTFGGTGMSMSFENCSSVHSDRWTNDNEGGGAIRAEMLVFTDMGDLSFNGSKSIVNADTNAGGAVNVRGDATFSNMGNISFTNNELGDSAAQGQALGGALFVKGTITFENTKSILFSGNTTGHSPTSAHANIGGAIYAGANDSSSSNMKTYIPEGEDAITFRGIGGDIIFEDNSAWMAGAIYAYAGTVDGQEGTGGGMTINGVTGDVIFRNNRADAGDKASDYNGNFGAIYSGQDMDIFNVQGDLRFEGNHASNSAGAFRVSGSFNLDNVGSITFIGNHAEKSYAVGMIDENWNVTNTGDITISGNSSGVQMGGVAVFGNTTFSNNGDITVENNTTAGSNGALRLYGTFSVTDAGNISISGNSAGNYNGAIEVNGDASFTRTGNINLDHNTAGYHYGVGQFHGNLVFSNTGDISISGNKSTDYGYGALLVDGRTSFVNTGKVTISGNSAKWDVGALQTANGLEFINNRGGVLIENNSVDGAAGAMLLYYKDAVFSADQGDIIVKGNTEKRGGNNPILNSLVFGTNGSISMDSVVLRAQEGRTVTFYDPFRNKGDGAEYDNIVYDFNKSEDVDTAPYEGTAPEFSGTIRFSGEEADKLITQAAGESEEEWQNRLAESKYFNVSGKTTLYDGTLILENGVTYGNSDLAKNSSFTINKGVLEITGNSSVNSKAIAFAKGATLRAGRGAVFRGDTIDFSKGVIFDLRPFMDDYSSGLSIEQANSHTLGGLMGVADTLDDYAHERWATKQRFLALSYTDGTEGNRTNDFDDIYSTTTGTNVVESSYTYEGYWTKEWEDTDGDGIGDQLYAVWNPTGGIEDILPELAGADIGNSMWSSASNMKSVSNAALGKVGITRFLLGPKNNFWVNGLGDFTYHATRNGIDGYDYNGGGYAVGADRRFTPNTILGAAFGNLYGKNKSRTWISEVDQTSYVALLYGAWRRQISPGNMLNIQGTLGYGWTRNKLDSYYSGGSSNGKWENRMGFATLQATWDHKLNKGWTLSPFLGIEYTQVNQNSFTETGYDPRHFDRGDLKNLSLPVGVGISKSLQFSNGVLWVNSLAVSYVPDVVRDNPETRARRLMNDFSWTARGSRPDRNAVRVNYNSTVVINPRWTAYGGYEFEGRSKSTYHRVNAGVSYAF
- a CDS encoding glutamate decarboxylase, producing the protein MFAPNQKPDTARAENSIFGSPEADNILPKTQFPDYAMRPEDAYQLVSDELMLDGNARQNLATFCQTWDEKQVRMLMNISINKNMIDKDEYPQTAAIEMRCAAILANLWNVNQDEKPIGCSTIGSSEACMLGGMAALWRWRARRKAAGKPIDKPNLVCGPVQICWHKFCRYWDIEMREIPMAPGKWKMDVERMLEQVDENTIVVVPTFGVTYTGAYEFPADIAKALDDYEAKTGINIDIHVDGASGAFLAPFCAPDIAFDFRVPRVKSISTSGHKYGLAPLGCGWVVWRDTSELPEGLIFNVNYLGGEIPNFAINFSRPAGQIICQYYDFIRLGKEGYTNIHTQAYDVAQYISSEIAKLGPYEFICTGDPKEGIPAACFFIKDGQKTNYTLFDLSDKLRTRGWQVPAFTLPADCQNTVVMRVMVRQGFSKDLADLFLEDYKRMIDFFEKHPVTSPMTAEEGTSFHHS
- a CDS encoding DUF2851 family protein, which encodes MSSLASLYRSALSASETDSVRERAGSRHSALPDERTLQLLLLEGRFGFSFTDDLGRSVRILDCGDWNKSAGPDFLNARIQLDGVPYTGDMELDSAPEDWERHNHGSNSAFDGVILHLACTPSRKEWFTRNSRHERIPLAVIPASMLNGTEALPAAAPDRSCRHAEVLETMPAEQLEILLQSAAAYRFQLKHRRHTQRGGLAAPSQLLYENLAETLGYHANKNAMRHLAQRAPLHALRDCPEALLFGTAGFLVPVLSDSCTPEAIAHHKRLWEQWWPLREHFELAPERMFPWTLSGSRPANHPQRRIGALATIAADFSAFQRLCTPDHLDDLADYLSSLKHPYWSSHVTLPSAPSKSPMALMGRDRIQEFIINHILPGEGSERAWKLYLTRPGPQAGARVLSIHQRLLGKRKDAAAFLKRAWHHQALLQIHEDLCFRHSCCVCSLLEHMKGA
- a CDS encoding STAS domain-containing protein, which translates into the protein MNNNSSILFGRFDEFLWIRCSGRGSFSNSPTVKSLGDEYIASGGRLIVIDLETCSGIDSTFMGTLAGLARRLMPIDGAVQIASPSERCLSALESLGLDALLSIEPPTAPWRGKVEQIRANLGTETTPAVHLDARDQTLHVLDSHLTLSELSEENEEKFRNVTDCLKDELKRQKDQ
- a CDS encoding prenyltransferase/squalene oxidase repeat-containing protein; the encoded protein is MSLHIESTEEVLAELKRQRAKSLAAAISVSFLGVALMGLLLYLVNIITAIPEEPAVTVYPMEERRGEDPIKPEITRPQRPSSPHQKSEVRIVVSTATTDVPINNPEIDVEIPSDTFSEGLEFGDNIGFNNGKGPGGYEPDDITLSKRCDLNDRMKRITENGGTPQCEEAVVKSLRWLQKQQNKDGSWGGGGQNYKCSMTGLALLAYLAHCETPLSEEFGDSVLKGISFLVDQGMKAPVLSLVPQMNEVSYDHAIATYALCEAYAFCKQMDIPSISNLERVTVKAVDRILDGQNNNGGWAYNYNTRAGAHTDLSVTGWNVQALKAAQHGGIKPTKGEIRTALRKAAMYCRKTAMPDGLFSYQENGKEPRPSLVGVGVLSLQMCGSGSDSAARKGLDWMLKSTNKPFNWKANNTTSNLYQHYYGVQAAMNRGGDVWTAYNRAFRDATLGAQASDGSFAPNGFGGPGGNVQTSQNRHANDRIYRQCLATLMLEVYYRFLPGTGEGAGMAFNRPVL
- a CDS encoding prenyltransferase/squalene oxidase repeat-containing protein, which codes for MSLHIESTDEALEELKKQRTKTLAAAISVSFLGVALMCLLLYLVHIIAAIPEDPPMVAYATQEGDNPDIDTPEVTQTTQRPSSSSAAAQVKVIAAVASADVAVVNPDIDVEIPTEELSTGIDIGDGFGIGTGDGDGGGIPGIVSKRCDLNDRMKRITENGGTPQCEEAVVKSLRWLQKQQNKDGSWGGTPHNYKCSMTGLALLAYLAHCETPLSEEFGESVLKGISFLVDQGMKAPVLSLVPQRNEVSYDHAVATYALCEAYTFCKQMDIPSISNLEKVVVKAVDKILDNQNVDGGWAYNYNTRAGAHTDLSVTGWNVQALKAAEHGGIKPTKGEIRTALRKAAMYCRKCSKPDGLFTYMQEGREDATARPSLVGVGVLSLQMCGSGSDSAARKGLDWMLKNTNKPFNWRANNTSSNLYQHYYGVQAAMNRGGDVWTAYNRAFRDATLGAQASDGSFAPNGFPGPGGLVNSNGGTINDKIYRQCLATLMLEVYYRFLPGTGEGTRNS